One genomic region from Bacteroidetes Order II. bacterium encodes:
- a CDS encoding aspartate aminotransferase family protein, whose translation MRIFETEDSFQVPTYKKLPLALVKGEGAYVWDHDGNRYLDFYGGHCVAILGHCPPPVVKAIQKQAETMLFYSNLVYSDIRAEATEVLTSFAPEGLKKAFFCNSGTEANETALKLARKITTKSGVVATIGGFHGRTLGSLAVTWGKKYHEGYEAVLPHTHFIPFGDADALQSLLSENPDIAAFILEPIQSIAGVTQAEADYYRKVRTYCDQYGVMLIFDEVQTGVGRTGTFSISEAYGMHPDMITLAKSLGAGIPVGAVLVSEAISETIQIEDQGTTFGGGMVAMAAVSATLKHIRDEKLMLNAPKIFRHLQTELADYPVRLRGRGCLIGLEMDIPVAPMVAALRKNGVLTGGSADPKVMRLMPPLNTQPSDIAVFAQAFHTAYASVSMPVSSLS comes from the coding sequence ATGCGTATTTTTGAAACCGAGGATTCGTTTCAGGTTCCCACCTATAAAAAACTTCCGCTCGCACTGGTGAAGGGAGAGGGAGCCTATGTTTGGGATCATGATGGAAACCGCTATTTAGACTTTTATGGTGGTCATTGTGTGGCCATTTTGGGGCATTGTCCGCCCCCTGTGGTAAAAGCCATTCAAAAACAGGCCGAAACCATGTTGTTCTATTCCAACTTGGTATATAGCGACATTCGGGCGGAAGCGACCGAGGTATTGACTTCTTTTGCGCCGGAAGGGTTGAAAAAGGCATTTTTTTGCAATTCTGGCACCGAAGCCAATGAGACTGCGCTCAAGTTAGCCCGGAAAATTACCACAAAATCGGGCGTGGTGGCGACCATAGGCGGATTTCATGGCCGGACGCTGGGAAGTTTGGCGGTGACGTGGGGAAAAAAATACCACGAAGGGTACGAAGCGGTCTTACCCCACACCCACTTTATCCCATTTGGAGACGCCGATGCCTTACAATCTTTGCTTTCGGAAAACCCAGATATTGCTGCTTTTATCCTTGAGCCCATTCAAAGTATTGCTGGTGTTACGCAAGCAGAGGCCGACTACTACCGCAAGGTACGCACCTATTGCGATCAATATGGCGTAATGTTGATATTTGACGAGGTGCAAACGGGTGTGGGCCGTACAGGTACTTTTTCCATTTCCGAAGCCTATGGGATGCATCCAGACATGATCACGCTCGCGAAAAGTTTGGGGGCGGGGATTCCGGTTGGGGCCGTTTTGGTGAGTGAAGCCATTTCAGAAACCATTCAGATAGAAGACCAAGGTACTACTTTTGGGGGAGGCATGGTGGCGATGGCGGCAGTATCCGCAACCCTCAAGCATATTCGTGATGAAAAGTTAATGCTGAATGCCCCCAAAATTTTCCGACATCTGCAAACCGAACTGGCGGATTATCCCGTTCGTTTGCGGGGTAGGGGGTGTTTAATTGGATTAGAAATGGATATACCTGTTGCACCAATGGTGGCTGCCCTCCGGAAAAATGGCGTCTTAACAGGTGGTTCTGCCGATCCCAAAGTCATGCGGTTAATGCCTCCACTTAATACC
- the argC gene encoding N-acetyl-gamma-glutamyl-phosphate reductase yields MQTNSPKPSIQAAVLHGGGYVGMWMIELLLRHPEVSLKWVTSRSGAGRPIHSVHPTLFGKTDLLFSAPEAVDYNELDVVFITAEHKQGVYVVMNLLEKGYNGKIIDLSADFRFQNASLYSTWFGYEHPAPDVLPLFQYGLVEIYEAQIRESRYVANPGCFATALNLALYPLSRSLPETHFHITAMTGASGSGNKASAGTHFPNRSGNVRTYKVLNHQHQPEILQTCGVETMFSFVPVSGPWTYGIWASIQFSAEVTKKQLDEWYLEAYGNQPGIRLWPSLPELLPVVGTPFCDLGTAAGKREGVVVVAIDNLWKGASSQAIQNMNLMTGLPVMKGLL; encoded by the coding sequence ATGCAAACTAATTCTCCGAAGCCATCTATTCAAGCAGCAGTGTTGCATGGGGGCGGATATGTGGGGATGTGGATGATTGAACTGCTCTTGCGTCATCCAGAGGTATCGTTAAAATGGGTTACCAGTCGAAGTGGGGCTGGGCGTCCGATTCATTCGGTGCATCCTACATTATTTGGGAAAACGGACCTTCTTTTTTCTGCACCCGAAGCAGTGGATTACAACGAGTTGGATGTGGTCTTTATTACAGCCGAACACAAACAAGGGGTGTATGTGGTGATGAATCTACTGGAAAAAGGGTATAATGGTAAAATTATTGACCTTTCCGCAGATTTTAGATTTCAGAATGCGTCTCTTTATTCCACTTGGTTTGGGTATGAACACCCTGCACCAGATGTATTGCCGCTGTTTCAGTATGGATTGGTGGAAATATATGAAGCGCAAATTCGTGAAAGCCGTTATGTAGCCAATCCAGGGTGTTTTGCTACGGCGCTTAACCTCGCTTTATATCCTTTGTCTCGTTCTTTGCCTGAGACACATTTCCACATAACGGCCATGACAGGTGCTTCTGGCTCTGGGAACAAAGCCTCTGCGGGAACGCACTTTCCCAATCGGAGTGGCAATGTTCGGACGTATAAAGTCCTAAATCATCAGCACCAGCCCGAAATCTTACAAACTTGCGGGGTAGAAACCATGTTTAGTTTTGTTCCCGTTTCCGGCCCTTGGACATATGGCATTTGGGCAAGTATCCAGTTCTCGGCAGAAGTTACAAAAAAACAATTGGATGAATGGTACTTAGAAGCATATGGGAACCAACCAGGTATCAGGCTTTGGCCGTCGTTGCCAGAATTGTTGCCTGTGGTTGGGACACCTTTTTGTGATCTTGGCACGGCTGCTGGCAAACGAGAAGGGGTGGTGGTGGTGGCCATAGACAATTTGTGGAAAGGGGCCTCTTCCCAAGCCATTCAAAACATGAACTTGATGACTGGGCTTCCGGTGATGAAGGGACTTTTATAA
- a CDS encoding DUF2177 family protein codes for MKYIYLFVGTFVIFMVIDLLWIGVLMKDFYRDKIGFLMAKDVRWGAAVVFYVLYIFGVLYFVVLPVVESGGGVEAALFKGALLGLLCYATYDLTNMATLAGWPVSMVVVDMIWGTVLTALVSGGSFLLASKWIFSSS; via the coding sequence ATGAAATATATATACTTATTTGTCGGAACTTTTGTCATTTTTATGGTCATAGACCTATTGTGGATTGGGGTCTTGATGAAAGATTTTTACCGAGACAAAATTGGTTTTTTGATGGCCAAAGACGTTCGTTGGGGAGCGGCGGTGGTGTTTTATGTTTTATACATCTTTGGGGTCCTGTATTTTGTGGTACTTCCGGTTGTCGAATCCGGTGGTGGAGTGGAGGCGGCTTTGTTCAAAGGCGCCTTGCTCGGTTTGTTGTGTTATGCCACTTATGACCTGACCAACATGGCCACATTAGCAGGCTGGCCCGTCTCGATGGTGGTAGTGGATATGATTTGGGGAACAGTGCTAACCGCACTGGTTTCTGGGGGGAGTTTTCTACTGGCATCCAAATGGATATTTTCATCTTCCTAA